From Synechococcus sp. A10-1-5-1, a single genomic window includes:
- a CDS encoding penicillin-binding protein 2, which yields MGSLGLQGRRTPAPRDDRRRRRNHVVDFQPVPSRRLWVVYGLLAAGLSGLALRLAWVQVIQGNELLNRARAIQTQTITPLGRRRTIVDRQGRLVALDEERFTLWAHPRYFSFPGDDIGRLRSPLDVARKLSPVLAKPMGELLKAMDGRKSGVKLASELDPETAQRVRELGISGVDLEAYPQRVYPQAGLFANVVGFLNLERIPQAGLEQSRDRDLRRQEASRSLRRGADGTPLPDGLKPGVLYGDDLKLQLTLDARLQQVAQMALAKQVKKWKATRGAALVMDVSNGELLTLASTPTYNPNQFWKFKPGLFREWSVQDLYEPGSTFKPINLAIALQENAIDPSGKVNDSGQLTIGGWPIFNHDRKGNGVIDFPTVLQVSSNVGMVQAMRRVQPSRFWHWLQTLGIDNTPDTDLPGAVAGQLKSLETFKTQPIEPATAAFGQGFNLTPLKLIQLHAMLANGGRLVSPHITRGLRSGDDLASAPPASGVQLIRPAIAQTVLNWMETVVEKGSGRGVQIPGHRIGGKTGTAQKARNGVYVAGAKITSFIAHLPINKPRYVVLVVIDEPKGENAYGSTVAVPVAKQIIEALLVLEKIPPTRSVPTTARQ from the coding sequence TTCAGGGCAACGAGCTCCTGAATCGCGCCCGGGCGATCCAGACCCAGACGATCACGCCCTTGGGCAGGCGCAGGACCATCGTTGATCGACAGGGACGCCTGGTGGCCCTGGACGAAGAGCGCTTCACCCTCTGGGCCCACCCCCGCTACTTCTCCTTCCCTGGAGATGACATCGGACGACTGCGCAGTCCCCTGGATGTGGCACGCAAGCTCTCCCCCGTGCTCGCCAAGCCGATGGGCGAGTTACTCAAGGCCATGGATGGCCGCAAATCCGGGGTCAAGCTCGCCAGCGAGCTGGATCCTGAAACCGCCCAGCGGGTGCGGGAACTCGGCATCAGCGGTGTCGACCTGGAGGCTTATCCCCAACGCGTCTACCCGCAAGCCGGACTGTTCGCCAATGTCGTCGGCTTTCTCAACCTCGAGCGCATCCCGCAAGCCGGACTCGAACAGAGCCGTGATCGCGACCTGCGTCGCCAAGAAGCCTCACGAAGCCTCCGGCGCGGAGCCGATGGGACGCCACTCCCCGACGGCCTGAAGCCAGGAGTGCTCTACGGCGATGACCTCAAGTTGCAGCTCACCCTTGATGCCCGCCTGCAACAAGTCGCCCAGATGGCGTTGGCTAAACAGGTCAAGAAGTGGAAGGCCACACGGGGGGCGGCCCTGGTGATGGATGTCAGCAATGGTGAACTGCTGACCCTGGCCTCCACGCCGACCTACAACCCCAATCAGTTCTGGAAATTCAAACCTGGGTTATTCCGCGAGTGGTCGGTGCAAGACCTCTATGAGCCTGGCTCAACCTTTAAACCGATCAACCTGGCGATCGCCTTGCAGGAAAACGCCATTGATCCCTCCGGCAAGGTCAATGATTCGGGCCAACTCACCATTGGCGGCTGGCCGATCTTTAATCACGACCGCAAAGGCAATGGGGTGATCGACTTCCCCACGGTGCTGCAGGTCTCAAGCAACGTCGGCATGGTCCAGGCCATGCGGCGCGTTCAGCCCTCACGGTTCTGGCATTGGCTCCAGACCCTCGGGATCGACAACACCCCCGATACCGACCTGCCGGGCGCCGTTGCGGGCCAGCTGAAATCCCTCGAGACCTTCAAGACCCAACCGATCGAACCGGCCACGGCAGCCTTCGGGCAGGGATTCAACCTCACACCGCTGAAACTGATTCAGCTGCACGCGATGTTGGCCAACGGCGGCCGACTCGTCAGTCCCCACATCACCCGGGGACTCCGCTCCGGTGATGACCTCGCTAGCGCCCCACCAGCCTCTGGCGTCCAACTCATCCGACCGGCGATCGCGCAGACCGTCCTGAATTGGATGGAGACCGTGGTGGAGAAAGGCAGTGGCCGTGGCGTTCAAATCCCTGGCCACCGCATTGGCGGAAAAACAGGCACAGCGCAAAAAGCTCGCAATGGGGTCTACGTCGCAGGCGCCAAGATCACGAGCTTCATCGCCCATCTGCCGATCAACAAACCGCGCTACGTCGTGTTGGTCGTCATCGATGAACCCAAAGGCGAGAACGCCTATGGCTCAACCGTGGCAGTCCCCGTGGCCAAGCAAATCATCGAAGCCTTGCTGGTGCTGGAAAAAATCCCCCCCACCCGTTCGGTTCCAACCACAGCAAGGCAGTAG